A window of Christiangramia forsetii KT0803 contains these coding sequences:
- a CDS encoding CNNM domain-containing protein, with translation MGLLILIATLSIFFSFMCSILEASLLSITPSFIKIKRKEGKAYANTLAHLKQDIDKPLIAILTINTIAHTVGAILVGVQAEKTFGDGGNSVGIVSAVMTLAILILSEIIPKTIGATYWQSLGNFTAKSLNIMIFPLKYTGILWLMMLTTKLIGKSAHVSSMSKEEFAAITDAAEEDGVFEESETTVIKNLLVFKSVEAKDVMTPFSVAITEDESMSLEDFHQSHRNLKFSRIPVYKEKSNNVSGFILKDDVLEEMIDEKGKQPLSSIKREILVTKDNTPIPELFEIFVQKRAHISMIVDEYGNVTGIVTMEDIIETLLGLEIMDESDSVEDMQMLARKNWERRAKRLGLIQRKQDQETGNITKEAEETNEKSQN, from the coding sequence ATGGGCTTATTAATTCTTATTGCCACATTATCAATTTTTTTCTCATTTATGTGCTCTATACTGGAGGCTTCATTGCTCAGTATCACCCCATCTTTTATTAAGATCAAAAGAAAAGAGGGAAAAGCTTATGCCAATACCTTAGCTCATTTAAAGCAAGATATCGATAAACCTCTTATAGCCATACTCACTATCAATACCATCGCACATACCGTTGGAGCGATATTGGTAGGGGTGCAGGCTGAAAAAACCTTTGGGGATGGAGGAAATTCCGTCGGAATTGTTTCCGCAGTGATGACCTTAGCGATTTTAATACTTTCAGAAATTATCCCGAAGACCATTGGGGCAACTTACTGGCAATCCCTTGGAAATTTTACAGCAAAATCTTTAAATATCATGATTTTTCCCCTGAAGTATACGGGAATCTTATGGCTTATGATGCTTACTACAAAGTTGATAGGCAAGTCGGCTCATGTAAGCAGTATGAGTAAAGAGGAATTTGCAGCAATCACTGATGCCGCCGAAGAAGATGGAGTTTTTGAAGAAAGTGAAACCACGGTGATTAAAAATCTATTGGTTTTTAAATCTGTAGAAGCCAAAGATGTAATGACGCCATTTTCAGTAGCAATTACTGAAGATGAAAGTATGTCCTTGGAAGATTTTCACCAAAGCCACCGAAATTTAAAATTTTCAAGAATCCCGGTTTATAAGGAGAAATCGAATAATGTCTCCGGTTTTATTCTGAAAGATGATGTACTTGAAGAGATGATCGATGAAAAGGGAAAACAGCCTTTAAGCAGCATTAAGAGAGAAATTTTGGTTACTAAAGATAATACTCCTATTCCCGAATTGTTTGAAATCTTTGTTCAGAAAAGAGCACATATTTCCATGATCGTGGATGAATATGGAAATGTTACCGGGATCGTAACCATGGAAGATATCATTGAAACCCTTCTTGGACTGGAGATCATGGATGAGAGTGACAGTGTGGAAGATATGCAAATGCTTGCCAGGAAAAACTGGGAAAGACGTGCAAAACGTCTTGGACTTATCCAGAGAAAGCAGGATCAGGAAACTGGAAATATTACCAAAGAGGCAGAAGAAACTAATGAAAAAAGCCAGAATTAA
- a CDS encoding serine hydrolase domain-containing protein: MKKLFRGLLLFIGFLFVASLILYILGYGYIFKGISTTYFSGHKTAFIDDYPYFDNHVIQNSDKVQEWPLAEAYNEVDATLTLDSLHSALETAAFLIIKNDSIWFEKYYNGYDKISKTNSFSMAKSIVTTLMFKAIQDGHLENINQPVSDFFPQFEKKLTIGDLSSMSSGLNWNENYYNPFASTARAYFDDDIREQVLELKVVEAPGKEFKYLSGNTQLLGMVLEKATGKSLSEYLSESFWKPLGMNDAGLWQVDSEESGMEKAYCCISSNARNFGKFGKLFINYGKWDDQQILDSAYIAKASKPRFEETPHYGYGFWLSDYKNKNIFYMRGVLGQYVIMIPEDDLVIVRLGRKLIRSTNGDKHYKDFYMYIDEAYKMLDHAS, translated from the coding sequence ATGAAAAAGCTATTCAGAGGCCTTTTACTTTTTATCGGATTTTTATTTGTTGCCTCGCTTATTTTATACATTCTGGGCTACGGATATATTTTCAAAGGAATTAGCACTACCTATTTCTCAGGCCATAAAACAGCCTTTATAGACGACTATCCATATTTTGATAACCATGTTATTCAGAATTCAGATAAAGTACAGGAGTGGCCTTTAGCTGAAGCCTATAACGAGGTTGATGCTACCCTAACCCTAGATAGTTTACATAGCGCGTTAGAAACCGCTGCTTTCCTAATTATCAAAAACGATAGTATCTGGTTTGAGAAATATTATAATGGTTATGATAAGATCTCCAAAACCAATTCATTTTCGATGGCAAAGAGTATTGTCACCACTTTGATGTTCAAGGCCATTCAGGACGGGCACCTGGAAAATATAAATCAACCTGTTTCAGATTTCTTTCCACAATTTGAAAAAAAGCTAACAATCGGCGATCTATCTTCCATGTCTTCAGGTTTAAACTGGAACGAGAATTATTACAATCCTTTTGCATCTACGGCAAGGGCTTATTTTGATGATGATATTAGAGAACAGGTCCTGGAGTTAAAAGTGGTAGAAGCACCGGGGAAAGAATTTAAATATCTCAGCGGAAATACCCAGTTATTGGGAATGGTACTTGAGAAAGCTACTGGAAAGAGCCTTAGCGAATATCTAAGCGAAAGTTTCTGGAAACCGTTGGGTATGAATGATGCTGGGCTCTGGCAGGTAGACAGCGAAGAATCTGGAATGGAGAAAGCATATTGTTGTATTTCCAGCAATGCCCGAAATTTTGGAAAATTCGGTAAACTCTTTATCAATTATGGAAAATGGGACGATCAGCAAATCCTTGATTCCGCATATATCGCAAAAGCCTCCAAACCCAGATTTGAAGAAACCCCACATTACGGTTATGGTTTCTGGCTAAGTGATTATAAAAACAAGAATATTTTCTATATGCGTGGGGTTTTAGGCCAGTACGTTATCATGATTCCTGAAGATGATCTGGTTATTGTTAGGTTGGGCAGGAAACTTATCAGAAGCACCAATGGTGATAAACACTACAAAGACTTTTATATGTATATTGATGAGGCTTATAAAATGTTAGATCATGCTTCATAA
- a CDS encoding DUF6616 family protein has protein sequence MYLYIEMWNVTTKWMKLDRNERRKLMDDMHGRIKNMRASGVENLGWARNDEHTPYRSDYRYMTVWKMPSKAEVEALESNLKKVGWYDYFSQANSRGEMILQEDAIDFLVDIEENSTSMS, from the coding sequence ATGTATTTATATATTGAAATGTGGAATGTTACTACAAAATGGATGAAACTCGACCGCAATGAAAGAAGAAAATTGATGGATGATATGCATGGCCGAATAAAAAACATGAGGGCCAGTGGTGTTGAAAACCTTGGATGGGCGAGAAATGATGAACATACTCCTTATAGAAGTGACTATCGCTATATGACGGTATGGAAAATGCCTTCTAAAGCAGAAGTAGAAGCTTTGGAAAGTAACTTGAAGAAAGTTGGCTGGTACGATTATTTCTCCCAGGCGAATTCAAGAGGCGAAATGATCTTACAGGAAGATGCAATTGATTTTCTTGTAGATATCGAAGAGAATTCAACTTCAATGTCCTAA
- a CDS encoding four helix bundle protein produces the protein MVDYRNYTVWKKAHALVLDIYKTTRNLPSEEKFNLISQMNRAALSVPTNIVEGCGRETQKEFLRFLHISSGSAFELEYLILVCRDLKFIDIETSEELMRQIAEIKRMLFSLIQKIKSDL, from the coding sequence ATGGTTGATTATAGAAATTACACTGTTTGGAAAAAAGCTCATGCTTTAGTGTTAGATATCTATAAAACCACCAGGAATTTACCTTCTGAAGAAAAATTCAATTTAATTTCACAAATGAATAGAGCTGCGCTTTCTGTTCCAACTAATATTGTTGAAGGATGTGGCAGGGAAACTCAAAAAGAATTTTTAAGATTTCTACATATTTCTTCAGGTTCCGCTTTTGAATTGGAATATCTAATCTTGGTATGTAGGGATCTTAAATTCATTGATATTGAAACTTCAGAAGAATTGATGCGTCAAATAGCCGAAATCAAAAGAATGCTATTTTCTTTAATTCAAAAAATAAAATCAGACCTCTAA
- a CDS encoding methylated-DNA--[protein]-cysteine S-methyltransferase, translating to MKKARIKTPLGIAELCGNSDGLISVKVMDAGSVTSEIPSELKTAATQLASYFKGELNEFSLKLNPQGTDFQKKVWKQLEKIPYGTTTSYLQLSRELGDKKAIRAVAAANGKNPLWIIVPCHRVIGSDGSLTGYAGGLYRKKWLLDLENPPKQQSLF from the coding sequence ATGAAAAAAGCCAGAATTAAAACGCCGCTTGGAATTGCTGAATTATGTGGAAATTCAGATGGATTGATCTCTGTAAAAGTAATGGATGCAGGAAGTGTCACTTCGGAAATCCCTTCAGAACTGAAAACTGCTGCTACTCAACTGGCATCTTATTTTAAAGGAGAGTTGAATGAATTCAGTTTGAAACTGAATCCGCAGGGAACAGATTTTCAGAAAAAAGTATGGAAGCAACTTGAAAAGATCCCTTACGGAACTACCACTTCTTACCTCCAATTATCACGGGAATTGGGAGATAAAAAAGCAATAAGAGCCGTAGCTGCGGCCAACGGTAAAAATCCGCTATGGATCATTGTGCCATGCCACAGGGTTATTGGTAGCGATGGCTCACTCACAGGTTATGCCGGCGGACTATATCGTAAAAAATGGCTGCTTGATCTTGAAAATCCTCCTAAGCAACAGAGTCTGTTTTAA
- the hemF gene encoding oxygen-dependent coproporphyrinogen oxidase: MKNRFYAYIQKLQDTITAKLEEVDGKAKFQEDIWKREEGGGGRTRVIENGAVFEKGGVNISAVYGPLAPAMQQYFKVGDVDFFACGLSLVLHPKNPMIPTVHANWRYFEMYNKDGKIIDQWFGGGQDLTPYYLFEEDAQHFHRVSKNACTPHGFSLYTDFKQKCDEYFWNSHREEARGIGGLFFDYLKGDSHMKINDWYDFVTDVGNSFLNAYVPIVEKRKRLSYTKENRTWQEIRRGRYVEFNLVHDKGTLFGLKTNGRIESILMSLPPHVQWVYDHHPEKGSAEEKLLKVLKKPVDWV, from the coding sequence ATGAAGAATCGTTTTTACGCATATATACAGAAACTTCAGGATACCATCACTGCCAAATTGGAAGAGGTAGATGGAAAAGCCAAATTTCAGGAAGATATTTGGAAACGTGAAGAAGGTGGCGGTGGAAGAACCAGGGTCATAGAGAACGGAGCTGTTTTTGAAAAAGGGGGCGTAAATATTTCCGCAGTTTATGGTCCGCTGGCTCCAGCCATGCAGCAATATTTTAAAGTAGGAGATGTAGACTTTTTTGCCTGCGGATTAAGTTTAGTGCTCCACCCAAAAAATCCAATGATTCCTACTGTACATGCAAATTGGAGATATTTTGAAATGTATAATAAAGACGGAAAGATCATAGACCAGTGGTTTGGTGGTGGCCAGGATCTTACTCCTTATTATCTTTTTGAAGAAGATGCGCAGCATTTTCACAGAGTGTCTAAAAACGCCTGTACTCCGCATGGTTTTTCATTGTATACAGATTTCAAGCAGAAATGCGATGAATATTTCTGGAACTCACATCGTGAAGAAGCCCGCGGAATTGGTGGTTTATTCTTCGATTATTTAAAAGGCGACAGTCACATGAAGATTAATGACTGGTATGATTTTGTTACAGATGTTGGAAATTCTTTTCTGAATGCCTACGTCCCGATCGTGGAGAAAAGAAAGCGTCTTTCTTACACTAAAGAAAATAGGACCTGGCAGGAAATACGAAGAGGCCGATATGTGGAATTCAACCTGGTTCACGATAAAGGAACTTTATTCGGATTAAAAACCAACGGTAGAATTGAAAGCATTTTAATGAGTCTTCCTCCCCACGTTCAATGGGTCTATGATCATCATCCGGAAAAAGGAAGCGCTGAAGAGAAACTATTGAAAGTACTAAAAAAACCTGTTGATTGGGTTTAA
- a CDS encoding CoA transferase subunit B has product MLDKNGIAQRIAKEIKDGYYVNLGIGIPTLVANFVRDDIQVEFQSENGILGMGPFPVDGEEDADLINAGKQTITALPGASFFDSAISFGMIRGQHVDLTILGAMEVAENGDIANWKIPGKMVKGMGGAMDLVASAENIIVAMMHTNKAGDSKLLKKCSLPLTGVGCVTKIVTNLAVLEVTENGFKLLERAPGVSVDEIEKATEGKLIIEGDIPEMKLK; this is encoded by the coding sequence ATGTTAGATAAAAACGGAATAGCACAAAGAATAGCTAAGGAGATAAAAGACGGATATTATGTAAATCTGGGGATTGGAATTCCAACGTTGGTGGCCAATTTTGTACGTGACGATATACAGGTGGAGTTTCAGAGCGAAAATGGAATCCTGGGAATGGGACCATTTCCGGTTGATGGAGAGGAAGATGCAGATCTTATAAACGCTGGAAAGCAAACGATAACCGCTCTACCGGGAGCTAGTTTCTTTGATTCGGCTATTAGTTTTGGAATGATTAGAGGTCAACATGTAGATCTTACTATTCTTGGAGCTATGGAAGTAGCTGAAAATGGCGATATCGCAAACTGGAAAATTCCTGGTAAAATGGTAAAAGGTATGGGAGGGGCTATGGATCTGGTAGCTTCCGCAGAAAATATTATTGTAGCGATGATGCATACCAACAAAGCCGGAGACTCCAAATTACTTAAAAAGTGTTCATTGCCTTTAACAGGAGTTGGTTGTGTTACTAAGATTGTGACCAACCTGGCAGTTCTGGAAGTTACGGAAAATGGTTTTAAACTATTGGAAAGAGCTCCGGGAGTGAGTGTAGATGAAATTGAGAAAGCTACAGAAGGGAAATTAATTATTGAGGGTGATATTCCCGAAATGAAATTGAAATAA
- the hemE gene encoding uroporphyrinogen decarboxylase: MIKNDLLLKALKGESVERPPVWMMRQAGRYLPDFMKLKEKYDFFTRCRTPELATEITVMPIRQIGPDAAILFSDILVVPQAMNIEVEMKPGVGPWLPNPIDSPKKVEQVIVPDVNEELGYVFEAIKMTKQELNDEVPLIGFAGSPWTILCYCVQGQGSKTFDKAKRFCFMNPIAAHTLLQKITDTTIAYLKEKVKAGVDAVQLFDSWGGLLEPKDYQEFSWKYMQQIIEALKDEVPVIAYGKGCWFALDKMAKSGAAALGVDWTCEARNARYLSGGEITLQGNFDPARLYSKPIEIKYMVNDMIKAFGKDRYIANLGHGILPNIPVDNAKAFVDAVKEYKE; this comes from the coding sequence GGCAGGAAGATATCTGCCAGATTTTATGAAACTTAAAGAAAAGTACGATTTCTTTACCCGTTGCAGAACTCCGGAGCTTGCTACAGAAATTACGGTAATGCCCATAAGACAAATTGGTCCTGATGCTGCAATTCTCTTTAGCGATATTCTGGTAGTTCCTCAAGCGATGAATATTGAGGTGGAGATGAAACCGGGAGTTGGGCCATGGTTGCCAAATCCTATTGATTCTCCCAAAAAGGTAGAACAGGTGATTGTTCCTGATGTGAATGAAGAATTAGGATATGTATTTGAAGCTATCAAAATGACGAAGCAGGAACTTAATGATGAGGTTCCATTAATAGGTTTTGCCGGTTCTCCATGGACCATTTTATGTTATTGCGTACAGGGACAGGGTTCAAAAACTTTCGACAAAGCTAAAAGATTCTGTTTTATGAATCCTATCGCGGCCCACACCCTACTTCAGAAGATTACAGACACAACTATCGCTTATTTAAAGGAAAAAGTAAAAGCAGGCGTAGATGCCGTTCAGCTTTTTGATTCCTGGGGTGGATTATTAGAACCTAAGGATTATCAGGAGTTTTCATGGAAATACATGCAGCAGATCATTGAAGCTTTAAAAGATGAAGTTCCGGTAATCGCCTACGGAAAAGGATGCTGGTTTGCTCTGGATAAAATGGCGAAATCTGGTGCCGCAGCACTGGGTGTAGACTGGACGTGTGAAGCAAGAAACGCAAGATATTTAAGTGGCGGAGAGATCACGCTACAAGGGAATTTTGATCCGGCGAGGTTATATTCTAAACCTATTGAAATAAAATATATGGTTAATGATATGATTAAAGCCTTCGGAAAAGACCGATATATCGCAAATCTTGGTCATGGAATTTTGCCGAACATTCCAGTAGATAATGCCAAAGCCTTTGTAGATGCTGTAAAAGAATATAAGGAGTAA
- a CDS encoding 3'-5' exonuclease: MLHKLNLENVLFLDIETVPEFRDFSEMDDEKKILWEEKSKYQRKDDFTPEEFYERAGIWSEFGKIICISVGFFSFRNGNRNFRLTSFKGEEEKLLGEFTALLEEYFFQPNQLLCAHNGKEFDFPYIARRMLIHNMRLPSKLNLFGKKPWEVPHLDTLELWKFGDYKHYTSLKLLTHVLGIPSPKEDIDGSMVREVYYEKGELNRIVEYCERDVLAIAQVILRLRQENLLTESEIISV; this comes from the coding sequence ATGCTTCATAAACTCAACCTGGAAAACGTCCTTTTTCTGGATATTGAAACCGTGCCAGAATTCAGGGATTTCTCTGAAATGGATGATGAAAAAAAGATTCTTTGGGAAGAAAAATCCAAATATCAACGAAAGGATGACTTTACTCCTGAAGAATTTTATGAGAGAGCCGGAATATGGAGTGAATTTGGAAAGATCATCTGTATTTCCGTTGGATTTTTTAGCTTTAGAAATGGAAATAGAAACTTCAGGCTTACCAGTTTTAAAGGTGAAGAGGAAAAGCTTTTAGGAGAGTTTACAGCGCTTTTAGAAGAATATTTCTTTCAACCCAATCAATTACTATGCGCCCATAATGGGAAGGAATTTGATTTCCCTTATATCGCCAGGAGGATGCTTATTCATAATATGCGATTGCCTTCAAAACTGAATCTCTTCGGAAAAAAACCATGGGAAGTACCTCATCTGGATACTTTAGAATTATGGAAATTTGGAGATTATAAGCACTACACTTCATTAAAACTTCTCACTCACGTCCTCGGAATCCCTTCTCCTAAAGAAGATATAGACGGCTCCATGGTTAGGGAAGTATATTACGAAAAAGGTGAGTTAAACAGGATCGTAGAATACTGTGAGCGCGATGTTCTTGCCATCGCCCAGGTGATCTTAAGACTGCGGCAGGAAAACTTACTGACTGAATCTGAGATCATTTCCGTATAA
- a CDS encoding four helix bundle protein, with protein MRDDRDNIIVQKTFNFSLEIILFTELLRKEHKFELASQLFRSGTSIGANVKEAQNAESKADFIHKFKIAAKEADETTYWLELCLKSEVLPSPKIELLEELKTITKILSKIISSTKMR; from the coding sequence TTGAGAGATGACAGGGATAATATAATAGTTCAGAAAACTTTTAATTTTTCTTTGGAAATTATTCTGTTTACAGAATTACTAAGGAAAGAACATAAGTTTGAACTGGCCTCTCAATTATTTCGTAGTGGTACATCAATTGGTGCGAATGTGAAGGAAGCTCAAAATGCCGAAAGTAAGGCTGATTTTATACACAAATTCAAAATTGCTGCGAAAGAAGCTGATGAGACTACCTACTGGTTAGAGTTATGCTTGAAGTCTGAAGTACTTCCTTCTCCTAAAATCGAGTTATTAGAAGAACTAAAGACGATTACCAAGATTCTTTCGAAAATAATAAGTTCAACCAAAATGAGATAA
- a CDS encoding DUF6973 domain-containing protein, translating to MRLSKFFITRPLYIIPTYKATRRTLKICNTKFGKEHHLDNKANAFRHALWNFILCEAYFEISKSVEKALFQSKRITDLHEDLFPNSAPARLMDLHNNKVGRTLFNMDNQLEIVNHLELMMENARKLAPFPEVKNSDTYLVYLED from the coding sequence TTGAGGCTTTCTAAGTTTTTCATAACGCGTCCACTTTATATTATTCCAACCTACAAAGCAACCAGAAGGACACTAAAAATTTGCAATACTAAATTTGGAAAAGAACATCATCTGGACAATAAGGCAAACGCATTTAGACATGCCTTATGGAATTTTATACTTTGTGAAGCTTATTTTGAAATTTCAAAATCTGTAGAAAAAGCTCTATTTCAAAGTAAAAGAATAACAGATTTACATGAAGATCTATTTCCAAATTCAGCACCGGCAAGGTTAATGGACCTGCATAATAATAAAGTTGGGAGAACGCTGTTTAATATGGATAATCAGTTGGAGATCGTAAATCACCTCGAACTGATGATGGAAAATGCTAGAAAATTAGCGCCTTTTCCAGAAGTGAAAAATTCCGATACCTATCTGGTATATTTAGAAGACTGA
- a CDS encoding CoA transferase subunit A, translating into MIIKTVNNVQDALEGVKDEMTFMLGGFGLSGIPENAISELVRLNVKNLTCISNNAGVDDFGLGQLLHKKQIDKMVSSYVGENAIFEKQMLSGELDVELIPQGTLAARCQAAQQGFPAIYTPAGYGTEVAQGKETREFDGKMYVLEKAFKADFAFVKAWKGDKAGNLIFKGTARNFNPTMCGSAKITVAEVEELVEPGELDPNHIHIPGIFVQRIFQGKDYEKRIEQRTVRQK; encoded by the coding sequence ATGATCATAAAAACGGTTAATAATGTACAGGACGCTCTAGAAGGCGTTAAGGACGAGATGACCTTTATGCTTGGAGGTTTCGGTTTAAGCGGAATCCCTGAAAATGCGATTTCTGAACTTGTTAGACTCAACGTAAAGAATCTTACCTGTATTTCCAATAATGCCGGGGTAGACGATTTTGGCCTGGGGCAATTACTTCATAAAAAACAAATTGATAAAATGGTCTCTTCCTACGTGGGAGAAAATGCCATTTTTGAAAAGCAGATGCTTAGCGGTGAACTTGATGTAGAATTAATTCCGCAGGGAACATTAGCGGCCAGATGCCAGGCGGCACAGCAGGGATTTCCGGCGATTTATACACCTGCAGGCTATGGAACTGAAGTTGCCCAGGGCAAAGAAACCAGGGAGTTTGACGGTAAAATGTATGTACTTGAAAAAGCTTTTAAAGCAGATTTTGCCTTTGTAAAAGCCTGGAAAGGGGATAAGGCAGGGAACTTAATCTTTAAAGGAACGGCAAGAAACTTTAATCCAACTATGTGCGGTTCAGCCAAGATCACCGTGGCTGAGGTAGAAGAACTGGTAGAGCCAGGAGAACTTGATCCAAACCATATACATATTCCGGGAATATTTGTACAACGAATTTTCCAGGGAAAAGACTATGAGAAACGAATTGAACAACGAACGGTAAGACAGAAATAA
- the hemB gene encoding porphobilinogen synthase, which yields MYPLRRNRRLRTNESIRAMVRETIISPNDFIVPLFIVEGKNVKDEIASMPGYFRYSLDLIEKEVKELWSMGLKSVLLFVKVPENLKDNAGKEALNPEGLMQRAIKTVKNAIPEMVVMTDVALDPYSAYGHDGIIANGKVLNDDTTAVLAEMSLSHAKAGADFVAPSDMMDGRIFEIRSLLEDEGFHDTGIMSYSAKYASAFYGPFRDALDSAPVEAKNTPRDKKTYQMDPSNREEAVRETLMDIDEGADIVMVKPGLCYLDIVRDLRNTVNVPLAVYQVSGEYAMIKAASEKGWLDHDAVVLEQLTAIKRAGANMIASYFAKEAVKLIS from the coding sequence ATGTACCCATTACGCCGAAACAGAAGACTAAGAACCAACGAATCTATAAGAGCCATGGTTAGAGAAACTATTATTTCTCCCAATGATTTTATCGTCCCATTATTTATTGTAGAAGGTAAAAATGTAAAGGACGAGATCGCTTCCATGCCGGGATATTTTAGATATAGCCTGGACCTTATTGAAAAAGAGGTAAAGGAATTATGGAGTATGGGCTTAAAATCGGTGTTGCTTTTTGTGAAAGTGCCTGAAAATCTAAAAGATAATGCGGGTAAGGAAGCTCTTAATCCTGAAGGCCTGATGCAACGAGCGATTAAAACTGTAAAAAACGCGATTCCTGAGATGGTGGTAATGACAGATGTTGCCCTTGACCCCTATTCGGCTTATGGGCATGATGGGATTATTGCTAATGGTAAAGTTCTGAATGATGATACTACGGCAGTGCTTGCTGAAATGTCTCTTTCCCATGCTAAGGCAGGTGCCGATTTTGTTGCTCCAAGTGATATGATGGACGGCAGAATTTTTGAAATTAGAAGTCTACTGGAAGATGAAGGTTTCCACGATACGGGAATCATGAGCTATTCTGCTAAATATGCTTCGGCTTTCTATGGTCCTTTTAGAGATGCGTTAGATTCTGCACCGGTAGAGGCTAAGAATACTCCGAGAGATAAAAAAACCTATCAGATGGATCCTTCAAATCGAGAAGAGGCTGTAAGAGAAACGCTCATGGATATTGACGAAGGTGCAGATATTGTGATGGTAAAACCAGGTTTATGTTATCTGGATATCGTTAGAGATCTTAGAAATACAGTAAATGTACCATTGGCAGTATATCAGGTAAGTGGGGAATATGCGATGATAAAAGCGGCTTCAGAAAAAGGCTGGCTGGATCATGATGCGGTAGTATTAGAACAACTAACGGCAATAAAACGTGCCGGAGCCAACATGATCGCTTCCTATTTCGCCAAAGAAGCAGTAAAATTAATTTCCTGA